A single window of candidate division WOR-3 bacterium DNA harbors:
- a CDS encoding UvrD-helicase domain-containing protein, which translates to MKRFTRIESSAGGGKTSEIVNRYIELIKRGIKFDRILAITFTNKASEEMKKRILKNLKELALSDDTFIFKVLDGKDGIIDNFSDFSVKTIDAFLFSLLKSCALDLKIPPEPEIEEKEREKIKMIIDEVLAQVANDSFLKNKILNFLNFISGISQSLNPYENFIDYFSSFFDKERILGENYEFLGGNLKDFFLLIKKNLEEKKRKEGFIFLSDISILVFNYVKNSDVPYLFFKLGEKFYHFLVDEFQDTSLIQWKSLKPLVENALSGMDPEGNKGTFFYVGDPKQSIYRWRGTRWELFDDIVKEFDGKIEEKDFEFIYKDINKRSLKNIVDFVNDIFDIENLKNYFAKISDKRKNYIKYFFEVERVYKNVKQKTDNNKNSGGYIEFKVIKGSKNKSE; encoded by the coding sequence ATGAAAAGATTTACAAGAATTGAATCCTCTGCAGGTGGAGGTAAAACAAGTGAAATTGTTAATAGGTATATAGAACTCATAAAAAGAGGAATAAAATTTGACAGGATACTTGCTATAACATTTACAAATAAGGCAAGCGAAGAAATGAAAAAGAGAATTTTAAAAAATTTAAAAGAACTTGCGCTATCTGATGATACTTTTATTTTTAAAGTTTTAGATGGAAAGGATGGAATTATAGATAATTTTTCAGATTTTTCCGTTAAAACAATAGATGCTTTTTTATTTTCCCTTTTGAAAAGCTGTGCCCTTGACCTTAAAATTCCCCCTGAGCCCGAAATTGAAGAAAAAGAGAGAGAAAAAATAAAAATGATTATAGATGAAGTTTTAGCTCAGGTAGCGAATGATTCTTTCTTAAAAAATAAAATATTAAATTTTTTAAATTTTATTTCAGGTATATCTCAATCACTTAACCCTTATGAAAATTTTATTGATTATTTTAGCTCTTTTTTTGATAAGGAAAGGATACTGGGAGAAAATTATGAATTTTTAGGGGGAAATTTAAAGGATTTCTTTTTATTAATCAAAAAAAATCTTGAAGAGAAAAAAAGAAAAGAAGGTTTCATTTTCCTTTCAGATATTTCTATTCTTGTTTTTAATTATGTTAAAAATTCTGATGTTCCATATCTATTTTTTAAACTCGGTGAAAAATTTTATCATTTTCTTGTTGATGAGTTTCAAGATACGAGTCTAATTCAGTGGAAAAGTCTAAAACCACTTGTTGAAAATGCTCTTTCAGGTATGGATCCTGAAGGGAATAAAGGAACTTTTTTCTATGTTGGTGATCCTAAACAATCGATTTACAGGTGGAGGGGAACAAGATGGGAACTTTTTGATGATATTGTAAAGGAATTTGATGGAAAGATTGAAGAGAAGGATTTTGAATTTATTTATAAAGATATAAATAAAAGAAGTTTAAAAAATATTGTAGATTTTGTAAATGATATATTTGATATTGAAAATTTAAAAAATTATTTTGCCAAAATAAGTGATAAAAGGAAAAATTATATTAAATATTTTTTTGAAGTAGAAAGGGTATATAAGAATGTTAAACAGAAAACTGATAACAATAAAAATTCTGGTGGTTATATTGAATTTAAAGTTATAAAAGGTTCAAAGAATAAATCTGAGGA
- a CDS encoding glycosyltransferase family 9 protein, producing the protein MIIVRVPNWIGDAVISRGFLKGLMKKFDRKITVIGKEFLRDIFYDFEFKGFNSYKEYFEILKSLKDKGFNEIYILPFSFSSAFFPFLVGIKIRIGFESDRRGFLLTHKLSSFCIKREHLLKSFLRLIDMEESYTLYYPELKKFSDRERKNTIIIAPHATYGKAKEWVFFKELSEYLLKEKFEVIVIGRKKLGEYPEGVIDFRGKTDLKEVLKIISEAEYVFSNDSGIAHIAGSMGKKVFVFFGSTSPLWTKPLGKNVYIFHKKIFCSPCFERTCKYNTYECMKKITIYEVEKFFSIVK; encoded by the coding sequence TTGATAATAGTAAGAGTTCCAAACTGGATAGGTGATGCAGTTATTTCAAGGGGATTTTTAAAAGGTCTTATGAAAAAATTTGATAGAAAGATTACTGTTATAGGAAAGGAATTTTTAAGGGATATTTTTTATGATTTTGAGTTTAAAGGATTTAACTCATATAAGGAATATTTTGAAATTTTAAAATCCTTAAAGGATAAAGGTTTTAATGAAATCTATATATTACCTTTTTCTTTTTCATCTGCCTTTTTTCCTTTTCTCGTTGGGATAAAAATAAGAATAGGTTTTGAAAGTGATAGAAGGGGATTTCTTTTGACTCATAAACTTTCTTCTTTTTGCATTAAAAGAGAGCATCTTTTAAAAAGTTTTTTGAGATTAATAGATATGGAGGAAAGTTATACTTTATATTATCCTGAATTAAAAAAGTTTTCAGATAGGGAAAGAAAAAATACTATAATAATTGCCCCCCATGCCACTTATGGAAAGGCAAAGGAGTGGGTTTTTTTTAAAGAACTTTCCGAATATTTACTCAAGGAAAAATTTGAGGTAATTGTAATAGGCAGAAAAAAACTCGGGGAATATCCTGAGGGAGTTATTGATTTTAGAGGTAAAACTGATTTAAAAGAAGTTTTAAAAATTATTTCAGAGGCAGAATATGTATTCAGTAATGATTCAGGTATTGCTCATATAGCAGGAAGTATGGGAAAAAAAGTTTTTGTATTTTTTGGTTCAACATCTCCCTTATGGACAAAGCCCCTTGGGAAAAATGTATATATATTTCATAAAAAAATTTTCTGTTCCCCATGTTTTGAAAGAACCTGTAAATATAATACCTATGAATGTATGAAAAAAATTACTATTTATGAGGTTGAAAAATTTTTTTCCATTGTAAAATGA
- a CDS encoding HAMP domain-containing sensor histidine kinase: MKFLKRLSKEFRKSFIVRISLILFIEFVSAVISVFSIIQGHYYIFPVSFSIYLFFAYLIYLEIRRFSLFLNWILKCDYEEKIPDVILKIDDDLKEFIISFKERLSEEARLIREKKVLEEYRISFLSRISHEILSPVSVIKGYINLLAKKENDIKKLDYIEKIIRSVSHLETIINNFIVSAREGLYPTSFEFKIFDLTELLFEIYEENLPIAQERNINFVLKMPPFPNTVIGDPEALKSGITNILNNAFKFTNPGGKVSIEAEKVDTKIKVSIIDTGPGISKDELPYIFRPYFQGKDSRTKKLGMGLGLSIAKEIIEAHGSEIYVDSEPGKGSKFYFYLQMKL; the protein is encoded by the coding sequence ATGAAATTTTTAAAAAGGCTATCAAAAGAGTTTAGAAAAAGTTTTATAGTAAGAATATCTTTAATCCTTTTTATAGAGTTTGTTTCAGCTGTTATCTCAGTGTTTTCAATTATTCAAGGACATTATTATATTTTTCCCGTATCTTTTTCTATTTATCTTTTTTTTGCTTATTTAATTTATTTAGAAATAAGGAGATTTTCACTTTTTCTTAACTGGATTTTAAAATGTGATTATGAAGAAAAAATTCCTGATGTAATTTTGAAAATTGATGATGATCTTAAAGAATTTATCATTTCTTTTAAAGAGAGATTATCAGAGGAAGCAAGATTAATAAGGGAAAAAAAAGTTCTTGAAGAATACAGAATTTCTTTCTTATCAAGAATTTCCCATGAAATTCTTTCGCCTGTTTCTGTGATTAAAGGTTATATAAATTTATTAGCAAAAAAGGAAAATGATATAAAAAAACTTGACTATATTGAAAAAATAATAAGAAGTGTTTCCCATCTTGAAACAATTATAAATAATTTTATTGTCAGTGCAAGAGAAGGATTATACCCCACAAGTTTTGAATTTAAAATTTTCGACCTTACTGAACTTCTTTTTGAAATTTATGAAGAAAATTTACCAATAGCTCAGGAGAGAAATATCAATTTTGTTTTAAAGATGCCTCCTTTTCCCAATACAGTTATCGGTGACCCTGAAGCTTTAAAATCAGGAATTACAAATATTTTAAATAATGCTTTTAAATTTACAAATCCTGGTGGTAAGGTTTCAATTGAGGCAGAAAAAGTGGATACTAAAATAAAGGTATCCATAATTGATACTGGTCCAGGGATAAGTAAAGACGAACTTCCTTATATTTTTAGACCTTACTTTCAGGGAAAGGATTCAAGAACAAAAAAACTTGGTATGGGATTGGGACTTTCAATAGCGAAGGAAATTATTGAAGCACACGGATCAGAGATTTATGTTGATTCTGAGCCAGGCAAAGGTTCCAAATTTTATTTTTATTTACAGATGAAGTTATAA
- the purQ gene encoding phosphoribosylformylglycinamidine synthase I codes for MDAYIIFAPGTNCDEETLYALRKIGLKVDLLLLKNWLNNPSIILKSRLLVFPGGFSFGDYIKAGKVFAFYIKEKLWDSLYEFYKRGGYIIGICNGFQVLLRSGILPFFDGKVHAYLLKNESGEFEDRWIFLKGEGESIFVRGLETPHPFPIAHGEGKFFAEKKVIDFLEKNNLVAFRYVDENGNPAKDYPFNPNGSINSIAGITDPEGRVLGMMPHPERAFERFQIPSIFEVKEEPGFLLFKNVKDEIFKKAIKRV; via the coding sequence ATGGATGCATATATTATCTTTGCTCCTGGAACTAACTGTGATGAGGAAACTTTATATGCATTGAGAAAAATTGGGTTAAAAGTAGATTTACTTTTACTTAAAAATTGGCTAAATAACCCTTCAATTATTTTAAAATCAAGACTTTTAGTTTTTCCTGGGGGTTTTTCTTTTGGTGATTATATTAAAGCAGGAAAGGTTTTTGCCTTTTATATAAAAGAAAAATTATGGGATTCCCTTTATGAATTCTATAAAAGGGGAGGTTATATAATTGGTATATGTAATGGTTTCCAGGTCCTTTTAAGGAGTGGGATTCTTCCCTTTTTTGATGGTAAAGTCCATGCATATCTTTTAAAAAATGAAAGTGGCGAATTTGAGGATAGATGGATTTTTTTGAAAGGTGAGGGTGAGAGCATTTTTGTAAGAGGTCTTGAAACACCTCATCCTTTTCCTATTGCTCATGGTGAGGGCAAGTTTTTTGCAGAAAAAAAAGTAATTGATTTTCTTGAAAAAAATAATTTAGTTGCTTTCAGATATGTTGATGAAAATGGGAATCCTGCAAAAGATTATCCCTTTAATCCAAATGGTTCGATTAATTCAATTGCAGGTATAACTGATCCTGAAGGAAGAGTTCTTGGGATGATGCCCCACCCAGAAAGGGCTTTTGAAAGATTTCAGATTCCTTCAATTTTTGAGGTAAAAGAAGAACCAGGTTTTTTACTATTTAAAAATGTCAAAGATGAAATTTTTAAAAAGGCTATCAAAAGAGTTTAG
- a CDS encoding LysM peptidoglycan-binding domain-containing protein: MKKFFPLLFIFFLFQGERVHTVKKGDTLWDIASYYYGNPFFWVAIWKVNIDKIKDPHWIYPGQEFYIPEIPPTEGVLFPVYGVEKIEKKPISPEEVVEIKVVAPPVPAVAKDLVLSSGVIAPRSSVSYLGMLIGSEDKKDRFFYWDKIYINKGNLDGIKPDDKFLTFRFGKEIKSRKKGSLGVLVEPLGIIKVVRTEDNSSLVLLEKTFDIINSKDENYFKEIEFPDIPYDVKIYPVTDRKIEAEIVYIKEEAGKEIEPFDIVFIDAGKNDGVKIGDLFEIYREGETVRDKQTGKIIKLPYIFMGTLQVLNVSEFSSTCYARAVAKGGIKIYDKVRLVGEVKKE; encoded by the coding sequence ATGAAAAAATTTTTTCCCCTTTTATTTATATTTTTCCTCTTTCAAGGGGAAAGAGTTCATACTGTGAAAAAGGGAGATACCCTGTGGGATATAGCATCCTATTATTATGGTAATCCCTTTTTCTGGGTTGCCATATGGAAGGTAAATATTGATAAAATTAAAGATCCTCACTGGATATACCCTGGGCAAGAGTTTTACATTCCCGAAATTCCACCTACTGAAGGTGTTCTTTTCCCTGTATATGGAGTAGAAAAAATTGAAAAGAAACCTATATCACCTGAGGAAGTTGTTGAAATTAAAGTTGTTGCTCCACCTGTTCCTGCTGTTGCTAAGGATCTTGTTCTATCTTCTGGAGTAATAGCACCCAGATCTTCAGTTTCATACCTTGGGATGCTGATAGGTTCGGAAGATAAAAAGGATAGATTCTTTTACTGGGACAAAATTTATATAAATAAAGGTAATCTTGATGGAATAAAGCCAGATGATAAATTTTTAACATTTAGATTTGGAAAAGAGATAAAATCAAGAAAAAAAGGTTCCCTTGGAGTTTTAGTAGAACCCCTTGGAATAATAAAGGTTGTAAGAACAGAGGATAATTCTTCCCTTGTTTTACTTGAAAAAACCTTTGATATAATTAACTCAAAAGATGAGAATTATTTTAAAGAAATAGAATTTCCTGATATTCCTTATGATGTTAAGATTTATCCTGTTACTGATAGAAAAATAGAAGCAGAGATAGTTTATATTAAAGAAGAAGCAGGAAAAGAAATTGAACCTTTTGATATAGTTTTTATTGATGCTGGAAAAAATGATGGTGTAAAAATTGGTGACCTTTTTGAGATTTATAGAGAAGGAGAAACTGTTAGGGATAAACAAACAGGGAAAATAATAAAATTACCATATATATTTATGGGAACACTTCAGGTTTTAAATGTCTCTGAATTTTCTTCTACCTGTTATGCGAGGGCTGTCGCAAAAGGTGGAATAAAAATTTATGATAAAGTAAGGCTTGTGGGGGAGGTGAAAAAAGAATAA
- the alr gene encoding alanine racemase produces MQINKSPFCEVNLKNLKYNYKQIIKNTNLTFFPVIKTDAYGVGLKEVSKALQEEGAKFFCVGDMEEAIKLKDSGIEGEVIILNPIMINDFLEAVKRDFVLPIWDKALIKEIRKITNKLQKKAKIQVEIDTGMGRCGVPIEKAYPLIDELLNIDFIERFGIFTHFSRAENDKSFTEDQIGKFLNFINSHFPSTGEFFKFIHASNSASYLLLRDKVLSFPFNSFRLGLLMYGVYPDSSIKNFKNLKPAVKVVAKILKVETLKKGSYIGYGGHLRLRKNTRIGVVNFGYSKGIMRNVWEKGYFIVNKRRTKILGTLSMDLSVLDLSSFPEVKPGDEVIIVGSSGKDEITFNDLSEWSLTIPHEVFVKILSSLPKVYV; encoded by the coding sequence ATGCAGATAAATAAAAGTCCTTTCTGCGAGGTGAATTTAAAGAATTTAAAATACAATTATAAACAGATTATAAAAAATACAAATCTTACTTTTTTTCCAGTTATTAAAACAGATGCCTATGGTGTTGGATTAAAAGAAGTTTCAAAAGCTTTGCAAGAAGAGGGAGCAAAATTTTTCTGTGTGGGTGACATGGAGGAAGCCATTAAACTTAAGGATTCTGGGATTGAGGGAGAAGTGATTATTTTAAACCCCATTATGATAAATGACTTTTTAGAAGCAGTGAAAAGGGATTTTGTTTTACCTATATGGGATAAAGCCTTGATAAAAGAGATTAGAAAAATTACAAATAAATTACAAAAAAAAGCAAAAATTCAGGTAGAAATTGATACGGGAATGGGAAGATGTGGTGTTCCGATAGAAAAAGCTTATCCTCTTATTGATGAGCTATTAAACATAGACTTTATTGAAAGATTTGGAATATTTACTCATTTTTCAAGGGCAGAAAATGATAAATCTTTTACCGAGGATCAGATTGGAAAATTTTTAAACTTTATAAATTCCCATTTTCCATCAACTGGAGAATTTTTTAAATTTATTCATGCTTCAAATAGTGCTTCTTATCTTTTGTTGAGAGACAAAGTTCTCTCTTTTCCTTTTAATTCTTTCAGATTAGGTCTTTTAATGTATGGAGTTTATCCTGATTCTTCTATTAAAAATTTTAAAAATTTAAAACCTGCTGTTAAAGTTGTAGCAAAAATTTTAAAAGTTGAAACGCTTAAAAAGGGTTCTTACATTGGTTATGGAGGTCATTTGCGTTTAAGAAAAAATACAAGGATTGGTGTTGTTAACTTTGGGTATTCAAAAGGAATAATGAGAAATGTATGGGAAAAGGGTTATTTTATAGTGAATAAAAGAAGGACAAAAATACTTGGAACATTAAGTATGGATTTAAGTGTTTTAGATTTGAGCTCTTTTCCTGAAGTTAAACCTGGTGACGAAGTAATTATTGTTGGTAGTTCTGGAAAAGATGAAATAACTTTTAATGATCTTAGCGAATGGTCTTTAACAATACCCCATGAAGTTTTTGTGAAAATTTTAAGTTCATTACCAAAAGTTTATGTATAA